The Antechinus flavipes isolate AdamAnt ecotype Samford, QLD, Australia chromosome 5, AdamAnt_v2, whole genome shotgun sequence DNA segment tAGAAGGAAGGGGCTTGACAATATTGAAACTTCATAAATTGttatgaaaatttatttatacattatacacaattgCAATTTGAGCTATAAGTCACAATTCAACAACTACTTAAAAACATGAAAGTTACACattttattacaaaaaatattttgcttataaaaatatgaaatctcCTTACAATAAAACAGATGATGTAGCTTAATTAGCTTGCGTGAAATGTGTTAcatgaagaaaggaaagtataattataattttcactTTCCCAATAAACTCTACAAAAATATGTTGACATAAATTATGCTAAGTCATAATTGTCTATAAGTATACAACTGTTACAACATTACATCATACATTTAGTACTTCCAAAACTCATATCACTttacttattattataaattaaatatgttttctttagaAGGAAATGATTAGAAAACAGCTCTTTGCAAACTTCTCTTCGGAATCACAAAGAGATTGGCAACATCAAGTTttgagaatttaagaatttttgcATGAAATTGAAAAGAACTGTATTTAGattatcattatccttttcaAATAAGAACAATCTTTCAAAACTAGAATTCGTCTATTAAAGATCTATCTCTTTCCCACCATTTTCAGCTACTACTGGCAGTTGGGTGGAGAGGTTTAACTCTTGCAAGTCTGGACAGGCCAAGTCTGAGGCTATGACTGGGAGACTTGACAGAAACTCCTCCAAGTCGgttgttgctactgctgctgctgcttcctgATGAGGCTAAAAGAATGTGCCACATATTGCAGGAATTATCTAAGACATCTTTTCAAATGTTTAATTACAGggcaaaaaatagcaaaaaatcaTTAAGTTTCCTAATTTATATCCATAGCTATTCAAAGTATGAATgggatcattttaaaataaagtacaaaagaaTAAGAGAGACCACAAATTACATGAACATACATGGACTTCAAAAGGAAAATCCACCAAATCAGCTTTATCTTCAGTCTTCAAATCCTATAGTGACATCAACATTTTCTAGATCCAGTGAAAGGTAAAATAATGGCCAATTTAAAATTCTCAGTTTTGGGATGTCTGGTGGACCAGAatccattttttactttattggaTTATAGCTAATTTATTCTGTTGAACTTTTAAAGCTCTCTGCAATCTGGCTCCTACCAGACTCCTTTCACTACAGATCATTCCCCCTACCTGAACTTAAGTGGAGTTGTGCTGTCCTTCCTATGACTCCACATAAAAGACGcttcattttctgtttctgtgtcaGTGGCTGTCACCTGGACCTACACTGTCCTCCCTTCTCATCTGTACCTCAGAGAAacctttacttctttttaaaattcaacttaaACACTTTCTTCTATATGAAGCCAATCCTGATTCCCTTAACGCTAATGCCTTCATCCCTAAATgcccttgtatttattttgtatttattctatacATAGTCATagactgcatatatatatatattgctgctCAAAAAGAATCTGGCTGTCTTTGAGGGTAGAGATCATTTGATTGTTAACCTATGTTAACCATTCCTTCACAGCATCTAGCATAAGGGTTAGCACACAGGAGGTAATAAGTAAATGCTGATTAATTAAAAATAGTGAGTGAATcctccttttcctgtttttttcccccaataggcTTACAATTCTTccatagaaattaaaagattttagaactagaagagactgaCCAacgaggaaaaaaaaaccccaaaatctaGCAAATCTAACAAATATATCAACAGTATGATGGTATATGTAATTTTTCGCATTATAGTGTCCCCTCCAACCCCATGAAGAAAAAGCTGACCCCCCCAAAAAGCTAAGCATCTAAAACCATTCAGGCACATAAATAACATAGCTAGTAATAAACTCTAGGACTTTTTGCTCCAGGTACAGTTGAAGTTAGACAAACTAAATATCCCTTAAGTTTCACAGTCAAATTCTGAAGATAAGCTGTTAACTAAATAGATATATGCAGTTACTAATTTCTCTAAGCactatagtattatatatatatatataaataaataaaaattcctcaCCTGGTGGGACCCATCTGGGCCTCTTAGATTCAATTAAAGGACTTAAAGTTTGCAATGGCTTCCTAGCAAGCTCTGAAGATAGAAAAGCTTCTTTTGATGCTGGTTTTAATTCAACAGGTACTGGATGAGAAATCACTGAAgctacttatttaaaaaaaaaaaaaaaaaggggagggggggggggacaaAAATAagccaaattaatttttatactttaaagaTCACACAATTATTTTTCAAACAATTCATAATAAATTGCAATAATTACAATGTCTTAGAGGCACAGTTTAAGCAACAACTCCTTCATGAAGTCTTAATTCcccaagtatttaaaaaataagttggtAACGTTAAATTAGTTTCAATGATGAGAATGGAAAGAAGTAATTTCGAATTGAATGCCTTTTACATAAAAGATTACATATTTTCAGGAGAAGAAAAGCAGTTATCACATGGTGGTATAATTGAATTTTAATGAATCAAACTGTAGTCACTTTTGTAAAAGTATTTTTAACCAAAAACATACATTTCCAAAATAATTAGAATGgggataattttaaaagaagagaatcaaCAGCAatcaaaataaacttttttgGCAAAGCTCAATGCTTCAAATCAAGCTTACCCAAATTATGAGAGGTCTTAGaagctttcttctctttcttttccactgGGGTTTTGATCTTAgtacttctctttttattttctttggctttatttttctttgtagtaAAATCTTCATCTTCCCCTTCACTTTCACTGAAATTAGAATCACTTTCACctgaatcaaaggaaaaaataattaggtACAGAGACaggaaaatctaaaaagaaaaaactgaataaagataaacaactttgaaagtcttATCAAATGCAATCAAAGAAATGACCAGCTATGATTCCAGAGAACTAATGATAAAAACATGATACCAATCTGAGAAAGAAGTCTGTAGCTACACTCTGAGACATTTTTGGGACATGAGCAAAttgggaatttattttattcaattatacatatttgttacaaagttttttttttttttttcctttttgattgggAGGGAtggtgggagaaagaaaatggatttttattaatcttttaaaaataaaaactttttaaatgaattagaCTTTTTCACTTTGGgtttaaatgaattttctatttttttttaaattatgaagagttttaacAAGACATTCATCAACTTCAATCTCATCTTGGAAGAAATGAACAGATTTGTGAATTTTAATCACTTGAAAGAATTCAGGTGGTGGATGTATTTCCTTGTGTCTGAGAGATATTAAGCATAAAGACATCACATACCAAGAAAATAGGAACACCATTAATTCTGCCCTAATTCACCTGTTACATGGAAGAAAATTACAGCATTGTATCATTCAAACAATCAGCTATCTCCTCAGACCTAGTTCAAGTATTGTTATCAAAACACAGAAACTCTTTTACTATCACATGTATGGCATAGAACAACAGAGAACTTGAATAGAGAAGTCTCTCTAGAAATTCAATTGAATTCTATACTGTGGCCATAGtgacaaaatcttctgttttgtTTAGGTAAATCTGACAATCCTCAAACCCCAAGCCTAAGcagaacaaaagattttttctAAATAGCTGAAGCTATGCTGGCTAGTCAAAGGTTGTCTAAAAAGTACATGAAGTACTTTATGTGCTAAACTATGTTTCaggatttttttaattatgaacaGATGACTAGGCAATATGGATGAACAGAGTTCACTTTTGTACAATCTGTAGTAATAATCATAGACATAATGGTTATTATACTATGTAGTAATTAGGCAAATGTGGTTAGTGGTTTGCATCCATGATTACAGTCAGTATTGCTTGGACAAAACCAAACTGTTTGGGAGAAACCAAAAGTTTGGGGAAGGAAAGACATTGCTCTAAGTCTTCAGTGAAATTCGGGGGAGTGGggcagggggaggaagggaggggagggaagtgaAATCTATGACTAAACTAAGAATCTGAATAAGTCtactttattcaaaagaaacaggaTAGGAAATCTTTATCCCCAGAGATTAGCAACTGTTTGGCAATTTAGACTCTTAGagagttgtttggttttttaagaaattaagtgactgggGAAGCCagataacacagtggatagaatactggccctgaagtcaggaggacttgaattcaaatttggcctcagacatttaatatttcctagctgtgtgactctgggcaagtcacttaactccaattacctcagcaaaacaaacaaataaagtgaCTTATGTGTCTGAAGTATGTCTTGAACATGGATTGTAATGACCAAGAGTCCAGCTTTTTATCCAGTGTattttggacatttcaaactggatgcaATCTTAAATTCAATGCATCTAAATCTGAAATCATTATCTTCCCCTGTATACCCTTTCTTCCAAAATTCCTTCTTTGTATTGAAGGTGTCACCATCATTTCACTCTCTCAGATTCATACCCTAGGCATTATTAATATCAAACTCCCTAAGGTACCTTCAGTTGCCAAACCCATCCATTTCTACCTCAACAACATCTCTTCCCATTCTAGCCTTGCTTTTCATTCACGTAGATGTCACCTTGGTTCAGGTCCTCACTACATCTGTTGATTACTATAGTGTAACTAGGCTTTCCTGTCTCAAATTTCTCAACACTCTAATGTATTTACTGAATAATCATTTTCCTTAAAAGAGGTGACTATATAATTTCCCTACTCAATGAACTCCAGTAGCTTCCCATCTTGTCTAGGATTAAAAAAttcttgtttagtttttaaatccCTATACAATTTGGCCCCAACTGATGTTTCCAGCCTCACTGGGCATCATTTGCCCTTCTCCCTATGACCCATCCAAACTAGCCTTCTCGCTATATCCTAACTCATGAAAATCCATCTCTCTTGCCTTTGTCCTCACTATTCCCCATTCCTGAAATGCGTTCCTTAGCTAAATCAAGTCTGTACTAGACAGTGTAtggagttcctgttctcaaggagctcagtctAATGTGGGTGACAACacacaattatgtacaaacaacaGTTAAAAGATTTGGAGTCTCAGAGTCCAGATGATGTTCCTTTCCTCATTCCTCCTCCTCAAGTATGGCACAAAATCTTATTTTACAAAACACTTAggtttttaataagataaaaccAAATGCATTaataagcaagaaaaagagaaaatgtttttgttctgTGATCCCTTAAAAGTCTGCCTGAAGTTCCACCACGTTttgccctcttttctttttcatatttgtaaataatatgCATAAATTGCTGGTCTTATCAGTGAAGTATTTTTACGAATCACTGTAATATACACAGTAACTGTCAGAGTAAGCTTTAAAAGAAGATATTACTTACTTGTAAAGTCTGGCTCAGAGTCAGTAACATTATCATCTTCACTATTTTCACTAAGTAACTTCCTTTGTTGTATCATAGCTTTGGATGCAGCTTTTCTTGGTTTTTGACTAGCATGAGAATCATCTTCTTCAGTAATCTTATTTAAATctaagaataacaaaaattagTGGAAACAAGTTTGTGTGGAAACAACTCggtaaatatttgcattttcagCAATGCCCAAAATAAACTgattacttttcattatttcctatgaACAAATTAGTTGCAGTTGATGAAAAGCCctattgaccaaaaaaaaaaaaaaaagatctattccAAACTTACTGAAGCAAACACCATCTATACTGCAATTAGAGAGGTGAGGAGAAATATTCACTTTTTCAGATTCAGCAGTATCACATTTTTCaacatctagaaagaaagaacaagaagaaacttTCATGTTCATACCATAAAACACAAAATTTAGGGATACAGGGAGGCTAACACTCAAATTTTGAAAGATcaagattaaatttttaaaaaggaaattaaactaATTATAAAAAATCTATGCTTCTAGGATACTCCTATTTAATAAGGTTTGACTTTAAATTTTACTAATTATTCCCACAATACATTTTACTCTTAAACAGATCAGCTAAGAAAATTCTTTATTCATCCTAATCTCCTATCAAGAAGTAATTAAGTTATTTCTTAACTGTGAGTATAGTAAATAGAATGGCATTCCTTATTATGTTTCTACCTTGATTACTGACAATTAAAGATTTACTAAAAAACAAAGTTAcccaattttaattatatttacttatatgaaAAATACCTGAATCAGcacaaaaattccaaatgagCAGAACTTAAActccaacaaataaataaaagattaatcATTTAAAGTAGTAAAGATTATAATCAATCCAGACTATTTACCACTTGTACCACTTGCTGCAACATTGccagaaaataaagatataatttaatatatgaatTCTGAATTCATAAACCACTTGAGTCTACCAAAGACAGAATAGTATATTGCAAAAAATACTAGACTTGAGTCAGGAGATCCTTGGCTTCACATCCTCCTGCTTATACTTACTAGTTGTTACCTTGGACCAGTCACTTcacctctgagcctcagtttcctcatctgcaaaatggggataacaattcGTGTAGAACCTATCTCCTAAAGCTTTTGTGAttctcatattaaaaaatatgtaaaatgttttgtaaactttaaattgctatataaagatatacataataaattattGAATATGCCACCCAAATAAACTCATCAGTATCCTTAAAAACACATATTTAACAAATCTAGACTTGGCAGAATAAGGTGTAAGGAATGTAAGTGcccaggaaagaaaaatataggaaaaagatTGTTC contains these protein-coding regions:
- the RAD51AP1 gene encoding RAD51-associated protein 1 isoform X1, whose protein sequence is MPRPVRNKKPVNYSQSLDSDYDDDDDFAPWTATSNKKSKIPKETKREKQEKPKSRSNHKEESPLQVKTPSKRMALDDKLYKRDLEVALALSVKEPSIATTDMQKSQDVEKCDTAESEKVNISPHLSNCSIDGVCFNLNKITEEDDSHASQKPRKAASKAMIQQRKLLSENSEDDNVTDSEPDFTSESDSNFSESEGEDEDFTTKKNKAKENKKRSTKIKTPVEKKEKKASKTSHNLVASVISHPVPVELKPASKEAFLSSELARKPLQTLSPLIESKRPRWVPPASSGSSSSSSNNRLGGVSVKSPSHSLRLGLSRLARVKPLHPTASSS
- the RAD51AP1 gene encoding RAD51-associated protein 1 isoform X2, coding for MPRPVRNKKPVNYSQSLDSDYDDDDDFAPWTATSNKKSKIPKETKREKQEKPKSRSNHKEESPLQVKTPSKRMALDDKLYKRDLEVALALSVKEPSIATTDMQKSQDVEKCDTAESEKVNISPHLSNCSIDGVCFNLNKITEEDDSHASQKPRKAASKAMIQQRKLLSENSEDDNVTDSEPDFTSESDSNFSESEGEDEDFTTKKNKAKENKKRSTKIKTPVEKKEKKASKTSHNLASVISHPVPVELKPASKEAFLSSELARKPLQTLSPLIESKRPRWVPPASSGSSSSSSNNRLGGVSVKSPSHSLRLGLSRLARVKPLHPTASSS